In Candidatus Binatia bacterium, the DNA window AGCTCGGCGCCGCGCCGCACGAGGCGACGTGCGCGCGCGGCGTCGTGGCGCGTGCGGGTCGCGATCCACACGGGACCCGAGCCCGCGCGCAGCAGGCGCGCCGTCGGCGGGGTGCGCAAGCCGCCGTCGACCACCACGCGCACGGGATCGCGCCCACCCGCGCGGCGACACGTGAGCTCGGGGTCGTCCGCGAGCAGGGTTCCCGAGCCGACCATCACGGCGTCCATCTCGTCGCGCCAGCGGTGCACGAGACGGCGCGCGTCGGGGCCGGTGATCCAGCGCGAGGCGCCGGTCCGCGTCGCGATGCGCCCGTCGGCCGAGGCCGCGAGCTTGAGGCGCACGAACGGACGACCGGTCGTGACGTGGCACGCGAAGCCGCGGATCAGCTCCTCGCCCGCTTCCGCCTCGAGGCCGGTCTCGACCTGGATGCCGGCGCGGCGGAGCATCGCGATGCCGCGCCGACGCACGACGGGGTTCGGGTCGGGCACCGCGATCACCACCCGCTTGACGCCCGACGCGATCACCTGCGGGGCGCACGGCGGCGTGCGTCCGGTGTGCGTGCACGGCTCGAGCGTCAAGTAGAGCGTCGCGTCGCGCGCCTCCTTGCCGGCCGCGGCGAGCGCGATCACCTCGGCGTGCGCGGTTCCGGCGCGCTTGTGCCACCCCGTCCCGACGACGCGTCCGCCGCGCACCACGACGGCGCCGACCGGCGGGTTCGGCCGCGTGCGACCCAGGCCGCGCCGCGCGAGCGCGAGCGCGTGCCGCATGTGCTCGACGTCCTGCGCGGACCAGTGCGGTCCCGTCTCCCGGCGCATCAGCCGCGCTGGGCCCGTCGCGAGTTCGGCCGCGCCGCAGGCTTGGCCTTGGCGGCGGCGCCCGTGGCGCGCTTCCGGGGCGGCGGCGCCTGCTCGCGCTGCGCGCGCTGGCTGCGACGCTCGCGGATGATCTCCTCGAGCTCGTCCATGAACTCGTTGACGTCCTGGAACGAGCGGTAGACCGACGCGAAGCGGACG includes these proteins:
- the ribD gene encoding bifunctional diaminohydroxyphosphoribosylaminopyrimidine deaminase/5-amino-6-(5-phosphoribosylamino)uracil reductase RibD, with protein sequence MRRETGPHWSAQDVEHMRHALALARRGLGRTRPNPPVGAVVVRGGRVVGTGWHKRAGTAHAEVIALAAAGKEARDATLYLTLEPCTHTGRTPPCAPQVIASGVKRVVIAVPDPNPVVRRRGIAMLRRAGIQVETGLEAEAGEELIRGFACHVTTGRPFVRLKLAASADGRIATRTGASRWITGPDARRLVHRWRDEMDAVMVGSGTLLADDPELTCRRAGGRDPVRVVVDGGLRTPPTARLLRAGSGPVWIATRTRHDAARARRLVRRGAELIPVPARGAHLDLAKLLRKLGERDVTSVLVEGGSGLAAALLANGLVDELCWFSAPLLIGGDGLPMIGPLGVRSLQGAYPLADLRVERVGDDLLHTARVEAR